A single genomic interval of Terriglobus albidus harbors:
- a CDS encoding MIP/aquaporin family protein: MLSPFFGEFIGTAVLILMGEGVVAGVVLKGTKSENAGWISITAAWGFAVFCGVITAIACGSPGAHLNPAVTVAVAVHTGQWSTVPAFVLAQILGAMTGAALNWFFWLPHWAMTEDQGLKRAVFCTSPSVRKPWLNMMQEMIATSVLLLVIECIGSKLLAVSGPAPGLAPYLVAILVWAIGLSLGGVTGYAINPARDFGPRLMHQLLPVAGKGSSDWSYAWVPIAGPILGAIVMGLAFRCLGI, encoded by the coding sequence ATGCTTTCTCCGTTTTTCGGTGAGTTTATTGGTACGGCAGTTCTGATCCTGATGGGCGAAGGTGTCGTCGCCGGTGTAGTGCTGAAGGGCACGAAGAGCGAGAACGCCGGATGGATCTCCATTACTGCGGCATGGGGTTTCGCCGTCTTCTGCGGCGTGATTACGGCGATTGCGTGCGGCTCTCCGGGAGCGCATCTGAACCCTGCGGTGACTGTTGCTGTTGCCGTGCATACTGGCCAGTGGAGCACCGTGCCGGCGTTTGTGTTGGCACAGATACTTGGCGCCATGACAGGCGCGGCGTTGAATTGGTTTTTCTGGCTGCCGCACTGGGCGATGACGGAAGACCAGGGACTGAAGCGGGCGGTCTTCTGCACCTCTCCTTCGGTACGTAAGCCGTGGCTGAACATGATGCAGGAGATGATCGCGACCAGCGTGCTGCTGCTGGTGATTGAGTGCATCGGATCGAAGCTTCTTGCAGTCTCCGGTCCCGCTCCGGGCCTGGCGCCATACCTGGTAGCGATTCTGGTTTGGGCTATTGGACTTTCGCTCGGTGGAGTGACAGGGTATGCCATCAACCCCGCTCGCGACTTCGGTCCACGGCTAATGCATCAGCTTTTACCGGTCGCGGGCAAGGGAAGCTCCGACTGGTCTTATGCGTGGGTGCCGATCGCTGGACCGATTCTCGGCGCGATTGTCATGGGGCTGGCCTTCCGCTGCCTGGGGATCTAG
- the dxs gene encoding 1-deoxy-D-xylulose-5-phosphate synthase, which translates to MSLLQQIHSPADVKKLSIPELSLLAEEIRERLIVGVSRTGGHIGPNLGVVELTIAMHYVFDTPHDSFVFDVSHQAYVHKLLTGRADRFETIRQPDGLNGFMLRTESEHDSFGAGHAGTALSAALGMAVARDMNGGDEHIIALAGDAAFTNGITMEALNNIASSTKRLIVVLNDNAWSIDRNVGAIASYFHKIVTNPTFVTWHDRAVDLIERIGGKAAKHVAQKAEGAAKGLIGPGMLFEEFGLNYFGPIDGHDLPLLIETFKFLKQQNKPVLLHAITQKGRGFQPALEKQKKFHGLGPYDPETGETKPTGQKTYSEIFAESLTKLADSNDRVVAITAAMPNGTALDLFRPHHPKRYFDVGIAEEHAVIFAAGMATKGYKPFCAIYSTFLQRAFDPIVHDVCLQNLPVVFCMDRGGLSGDDGPTHHGLFDISYLRGVPNIVHMVPKDEDELADMMYTAMLYDAPSAIRYPRGIGPGVAVKEKPVALEIGKAEVIRDGHDVAIFGLGALLPLAVTMSDRLAAEGLSAAVINPRFAKPVDRECIAAYARQCGLIVTFEDHVLAGGFGSAVLEALNSLELQVPVIRIGWPDEFIEHGKVDALREKYGITVEAAMKQARPFLDAIAQSRLVAH; encoded by the coding sequence ATGAGCCTGCTTCAACAGATACATTCGCCTGCGGACGTAAAAAAACTTTCTATCCCCGAACTCTCTCTTCTGGCAGAGGAGATCCGCGAACGGCTTATCGTTGGTGTCTCAAGGACTGGCGGCCATATCGGGCCGAACCTTGGTGTGGTGGAACTCACCATCGCCATGCATTATGTCTTCGATACACCGCACGACAGCTTTGTCTTCGACGTATCGCACCAGGCCTATGTCCATAAGTTGTTGACCGGCCGCGCCGATCGGTTCGAGACCATCCGCCAGCCGGATGGTCTGAACGGGTTCATGCTGCGCACCGAGAGTGAGCATGACAGCTTCGGCGCAGGGCATGCAGGCACGGCGCTCTCGGCTGCGCTGGGCATGGCTGTAGCGCGCGATATGAATGGTGGCGACGAGCACATCATCGCTCTGGCCGGGGATGCCGCTTTCACGAATGGCATCACCATGGAGGCGCTGAACAATATCGCCTCATCCACAAAGCGGCTGATTGTGGTGCTGAACGATAACGCCTGGTCGATCGATCGCAACGTCGGCGCGATTGCTTCCTATTTCCACAAGATCGTCACCAACCCGACCTTCGTTACCTGGCATGATCGCGCCGTCGACCTGATTGAGCGCATCGGTGGTAAAGCGGCAAAGCATGTAGCACAGAAGGCTGAGGGCGCAGCGAAGGGGCTTATCGGTCCCGGCATGCTCTTTGAAGAGTTTGGCCTGAACTACTTTGGACCGATCGATGGCCACGACCTTCCCCTGTTGATTGAGACCTTCAAATTCCTCAAGCAGCAGAACAAGCCGGTACTGCTGCATGCGATTACCCAGAAGGGCCGCGGCTTCCAGCCCGCGCTCGAGAAGCAGAAGAAGTTCCACGGCCTGGGGCCGTACGATCCTGAGACCGGCGAGACTAAGCCGACGGGACAGAAGACATATTCAGAGATCTTTGCCGAGTCGCTGACAAAGCTTGCCGACAGCAACGACAGGGTCGTTGCCATTACCGCGGCGATGCCTAATGGAACGGCGCTCGATCTCTTCCGGCCGCATCATCCGAAGCGCTACTTTGATGTCGGTATTGCGGAAGAGCACGCGGTGATCTTCGCTGCCGGTATGGCTACCAAGGGTTATAAGCCCTTCTGTGCTATCTACTCCACCTTCCTGCAGCGCGCCTTCGATCCCATTGTGCACGATGTCTGCCTGCAGAATCTGCCGGTGGTCTTCTGCATGGATCGTGGCGGACTTTCGGGTGATGACGGCCCGACACATCATGGTCTGTTCGACATCAGCTATCTGCGCGGTGTTCCAAACATTGTGCATATGGTGCCGAAGGATGAGGATGAGCTGGCGGACATGATGTACACCGCGATGCTCTATGATGCGCCGTCGGCGATTCGCTATCCGCGTGGTATTGGACCGGGCGTTGCAGTGAAGGAGAAGCCGGTTGCGTTGGAGATCGGCAAGGCTGAGGTGATTCGCGATGGTCACGACGTGGCGATCTTCGGCCTGGGCGCATTGTTGCCGCTGGCCGTGACGATGAGTGACCGTCTTGCCGCCGAAGGACTCTCCGCTGCGGTGATCAATCCGCGTTTTGCCAAGCCAGTCGATCGCGAATGCATCGCCGCCTATGCGCGCCAGTGCGGTCTGATCGTCACCTTCGAAGATCACGTGCTTGCCGGAGGCTTTGGGTCAGCGGTACTGGAGGCTCTGAATTCGCTGGAGCTGCAGGTGCCGGTCATTCGTATCGGCTGGCCCGACGAGTTCATCGAGCATGGCAAGGTCGATGCGTTGCGTGAGAAGTACGGCATCACCGTGGAGGCCGCGATGAAGCAGGCGCGTCCTTTCCTCGATGCAATCGCGCAGAGCCGTTTGGTGGCCCACTAG
- a CDS encoding M3 family metallopeptidase has product MSFAVPTVAQTAAPKPPSDPLHAWVGMTSPADLENWVNYHIAEEKKAVAEILAVKGARTIENTLKPFDRAQFHLNIAGNQDYLMFGLHDNKDVRDKAQALLQNISAEGTALQLNQDVYHALVAVDKTKADAATRYYLDRTLLEYRLAGVDKDAEIREKVRKLSDQITEQSLHFSRTVQDDVRKVVVKDPADLDGLPADYIEKHKPAADGTITLTTDQPDMLPVVTYAKSPRLRRDMYLAYNNRAFPGNKAVLLDLLKTRQEMATTLGYKTWADLATADMMIGSADKLRAFLKEVDEASRPSAAKEFALLEAFVKEKDPSALPLAASDSSYWSEQYRRAKYDFDSQSVRPYFPYPEVEKGVLATAGKLFHIEFRPSKAPIWNPTVTVYDIYDQGKLAGRIYLDMHPREGKDKWFSESGVIPGSGSQIPEAALLCNFPGPENGDPGLLQYSDVVTFFHEFGHMMHEVLGGHGQWAGTAGVSTERDFVEAPSQMLEEFFEDTGILQSFAKHYKTGEVLPSTTIDKMVRAGRFARGSWVQGQLRYSELSLSVHDRAPEQIDLDAINKKTFVDHMPYVFLDDSHMYASFTHLTGYSSNYYTYVLDKVIAVDLFSAFDPKNLLGGPAAMRYRKTVLEPGGNKSANDLIKDFLGRPQSMDALKHWIALGLPAQ; this is encoded by the coding sequence ATGAGTTTTGCTGTCCCCACTGTTGCCCAAACAGCCGCGCCGAAGCCGCCCTCCGATCCCCTTCACGCCTGGGTCGGCATGACCTCGCCTGCCGATCTCGAGAACTGGGTGAACTATCACATCGCGGAAGAGAAGAAGGCCGTCGCAGAGATCCTTGCGGTCAAGGGAGCCCGTACGATCGAGAACACGCTCAAACCCTTCGACCGCGCCCAGTTTCACCTGAACATCGCCGGCAACCAGGACTACCTGATGTTCGGCCTGCACGACAACAAAGACGTGCGCGACAAAGCGCAGGCGCTGTTGCAGAACATCTCCGCTGAAGGCACCGCCCTGCAGCTCAACCAGGATGTCTACCACGCCCTGGTAGCCGTGGATAAGACAAAGGCGGACGCCGCGACCAGATACTACCTGGACCGCACGCTGCTGGAATACCGCCTTGCCGGTGTGGATAAGGACGCCGAGATCCGCGAGAAAGTCCGCAAACTCTCAGACCAGATCACCGAGCAGTCGCTGCACTTCTCCCGCACGGTGCAGGACGATGTCCGCAAGGTCGTCGTGAAGGATCCCGCCGATCTCGATGGACTCCCCGCGGATTACATCGAGAAGCACAAACCCGCTGCCGATGGGACCATCACACTTACCACTGACCAGCCTGATATGTTGCCGGTCGTCACCTATGCGAAGAGCCCGCGCCTGCGGCGGGATATGTACCTTGCCTACAATAACCGCGCTTTCCCGGGGAACAAGGCCGTCCTGCTCGATCTGCTGAAGACCCGGCAGGAGATGGCAACCACGCTCGGCTATAAGACCTGGGCGGATCTCGCCACCGCCGACATGATGATCGGCTCCGCCGACAAGCTGCGCGCTTTCCTGAAGGAGGTCGACGAGGCCTCCCGTCCCTCCGCGGCCAAGGAGTTCGCGCTGCTGGAGGCCTTCGTCAAGGAGAAGGACCCTTCTGCCCTGCCGCTCGCCGCCAGCGACTCCAGCTACTGGAGCGAACAGTACCGCCGCGCGAAGTATGACTTCGACTCGCAGTCGGTACGTCCCTACTTCCCTTATCCCGAGGTGGAGAAAGGCGTGTTGGCCACCGCAGGCAAGCTGTTCCATATCGAGTTCCGCCCCAGCAAAGCTCCTATCTGGAACCCGACCGTCACGGTATATGACATCTACGACCAGGGCAAGCTGGCCGGCCGTATCTATCTGGATATGCATCCGCGTGAGGGCAAGGACAAGTGGTTCTCAGAGTCCGGCGTAATTCCGGGCTCCGGTTCGCAGATTCCCGAAGCAGCCCTGCTGTGCAACTTCCCTGGCCCGGAGAACGGTGATCCCGGTCTGCTGCAGTACTCCGATGTGGTGACCTTCTTCCACGAGTTCGGGCACATGATGCACGAGGTGCTTGGCGGCCACGGTCAGTGGGCGGGGACGGCCGGCGTCAGCACCGAGCGTGACTTCGTCGAAGCTCCTTCGCAGATGTTGGAAGAGTTCTTCGAGGACACTGGAATTCTGCAGTCCTTCGCAAAACACTACAAGACCGGCGAAGTACTTCCTTCGACGACGATCGACAAAATGGTGCGTGCCGGGCGCTTTGCCCGCGGATCGTGGGTGCAGGGACAGCTTCGCTACTCTGAGCTCTCCCTCTCCGTTCACGACCGTGCTCCGGAGCAGATCGATCTCGATGCCATAAACAAGAAGACCTTTGTCGACCACATGCCATATGTCTTCCTTGATGACAGCCACATGTATGCCAGCTTCACGCACCTGACCGGCTACTCGTCGAACTACTACACCTATGTGCTCGATAAGGTGATCGCTGTCGATCTCTTCTCAGCCTTCGATCCCAAGAACCTGCTGGGCGGGCCTGCGGCGATGAGGTACCGCAAGACTGTCCTTGAACCAGGTGGCAATAAATCGGCTAACGATCTGATCAAAGATTTTCTCGGACGTCCTCAGTCCATGGACGCCCTCAAACATTGGATCGCACTGGGTCTACCGGCGCAGTAG
- a CDS encoding glycerol-3-phosphate dehydrogenase/oxidase, with amino-acid sequence MNQRTQALQQIQSDTFDVLILGGGATGLGIAVDAVTRGYRTALVDAGDFAQATSSRATKLVHGGVRYLASGQISLVYEALHERAAMLRNAPHLVQPLPFVTPAYRWFDLPYYGAGLKLYDVLSGKATMGPTSIFGHDKTLTLLPNIARKNLKGSIVYYDGQFDDARFCLALARTAVDHGATVLNYVRCVSFEKASGKINGAVLRDEETGNSFQVNAKVVVNATGIFTDEVRHLDNPSDASLLNVSRGTHIVVPPTVLGRDYAIMVPKTEDGRVIFAIPWLGKVVIGTTDLAAPKPEVEPGHQDDEIDYILHHINPYLQHTITRADILSVFSGLRPLITGPGASTAKLSREHHIERSSSGLLTIAGGKWTTYRRMAQDLVDFAIKHEMLPAAACRTEKLPLRGAPLKAGDPHNALSRYGTDRAAVEALITTDASLGAKLDEALPFIEAEVVYAAREEMARTVEDVLSRRMRALLLDAKAAVRSAPKVAELLARELGHGTEWRFEQVAAFRELAARFYLPG; translated from the coding sequence ATGAACCAACGCACACAGGCTCTGCAACAGATCCAGTCCGACACATTTGATGTACTCATCCTTGGAGGCGGAGCCACCGGCCTCGGTATCGCCGTCGATGCGGTTACCCGCGGTTATCGCACCGCTCTGGTCGATGCCGGCGATTTTGCGCAGGCAACCAGCTCACGGGCGACCAAGCTCGTCCACGGCGGCGTTCGCTATCTTGCCTCAGGTCAGATCTCTCTGGTCTATGAAGCCCTGCACGAACGAGCAGCCATGTTGCGCAATGCCCCGCACCTGGTGCAGCCTCTTCCCTTCGTCACACCCGCGTATCGGTGGTTCGATCTGCCATATTACGGCGCCGGGTTAAAGCTCTACGACGTCCTCAGCGGCAAGGCGACTATGGGGCCGACCTCCATCTTCGGTCATGACAAGACCCTGACGTTGCTACCCAACATTGCACGGAAGAATCTGAAGGGATCCATCGTCTACTACGACGGCCAGTTCGATGACGCGCGTTTTTGCCTGGCCCTGGCCCGCACGGCGGTCGACCATGGCGCAACCGTGTTGAACTACGTCCGCTGCGTCTCCTTCGAAAAGGCCTCCGGCAAGATCAACGGGGCAGTGCTGAGAGATGAAGAGACCGGCAACTCCTTCCAGGTAAACGCAAAGGTTGTTGTCAATGCCACCGGCATCTTCACCGATGAGGTGCGCCATCTCGACAACCCATCTGACGCTTCGCTGCTGAACGTCTCGCGCGGCACACACATTGTCGTGCCACCGACAGTTCTCGGACGCGACTACGCCATCATGGTGCCGAAGACGGAGGATGGCCGTGTCATCTTCGCCATTCCGTGGTTGGGCAAGGTCGTGATCGGGACCACGGATCTCGCTGCTCCGAAACCCGAGGTCGAACCCGGCCATCAGGATGACGAGATCGACTACATCCTGCACCACATCAATCCTTACTTGCAGCACACCATCACCCGTGCCGATATCCTTTCGGTCTTCTCCGGTCTGCGTCCGCTCATTACCGGACCCGGGGCATCGACCGCAAAGCTCTCACGCGAGCACCATATCGAACGTTCCTCGTCAGGCTTGTTGACCATTGCCGGCGGCAAGTGGACCACCTATCGCCGCATGGCGCAGGATCTGGTGGACTTTGCCATCAAACATGAGATGTTGCCTGCCGCAGCGTGCAGAACAGAAAAGCTGCCTTTGCGCGGCGCTCCCTTGAAAGCCGGCGATCCCCACAATGCGCTGTCGCGCTATGGGACTGACCGTGCCGCCGTGGAAGCGCTTATCACCACGGATGCATCCTTAGGTGCAAAGCTGGATGAAGCACTTCCCTTCATTGAAGCTGAGGTTGTCTACGCCGCTCGCGAAGAGATGGCAAGGACGGTCGAAGACGTTCTCTCTCGACGAATGCGTGCGCTGCTTCTGGATGCGAAGGCTGCAGTGCGGTCAGCGCCGAAGGTCGCGGAGCTACTCGCGCGTGAGCTTGGACACGGGACCGAGTGGCGGTTTGAGCAGGTTGCCGCGTTCAGGGAGTTGGCGGCACGATTTTATCTGCCAGGCTAG
- the glpK gene encoding glycerol kinase GlpK: MQPAGYIGALDQGTTSTRFMVFDRRGRIVSVAQKEHEQIYPRPGWVEHDPLEIWRRTLEVVDEAVDARGLRPKDFSCIGITNQRETTVVWNRNTGLPVYNAIVWQDTRVADMVTRLSAEGGKDRFREQTGLPLTTYFSGLKLKWILDNVKGAREEAEAGNLLFGTIDSYMLWNLTGGVHGGVHATDVTNASRTQLMNLATLNWDEGILAALDIPKQMLPQIKSSSEHFGNLHRTSLEGVGICGILGDQHAALVGQTCFSPGEVKNTYGTGCFLLMNTGEERKPSTHGLLTTMAYKFGDKPPVYALEGSIAIAGALVQWLRDNLGIISSSDQIEPLAQTVNDNGGVYFVPAFSGLYAPYWKDDARGVIAGLTRFANKGHLARAVLEATAFQTREVVEAMEQDSGIQLTQLRTDGGMVANELLMQFQADILDKAVIRPAMRETTALGAAYAGGLASGYFSGTDELLQNWEADRTWKPQMDAAEREDLFKTWKKAVTRTFAWVEG, encoded by the coding sequence TTGCAGCCTGCCGGATATATCGGAGCCCTGGATCAGGGCACCACCAGCACACGATTTATGGTCTTTGACCGCCGGGGACGCATCGTCTCCGTGGCACAGAAGGAACACGAGCAGATCTATCCGCGGCCAGGATGGGTCGAGCATGATCCGCTCGAGATCTGGCGCCGCACGCTTGAAGTCGTCGATGAGGCGGTAGATGCCCGCGGTCTTCGGCCGAAGGACTTCTCCTGCATCGGCATCACCAATCAGCGTGAGACGACTGTTGTCTGGAACCGCAATACCGGCCTTCCGGTCTACAACGCCATCGTCTGGCAAGACACCCGTGTTGCCGACATGGTCACGCGTCTTTCGGCGGAGGGCGGCAAGGACCGCTTCCGCGAGCAGACCGGTCTACCGTTGACCACGTACTTCTCCGGCCTCAAGCTGAAGTGGATTCTCGATAACGTGAAGGGCGCCCGCGAGGAGGCCGAAGCAGGCAACCTGCTTTTCGGCACTATCGACAGCTACATGCTCTGGAACCTGACGGGCGGTGTCCACGGTGGCGTTCACGCGACCGATGTCACCAACGCCAGCCGCACGCAGTTGATGAACCTTGCCACGCTGAATTGGGATGAGGGCATTCTCGCCGCTCTCGATATCCCAAAGCAGATGCTTCCGCAGATCAAGTCATCGAGCGAGCACTTCGGCAACCTGCATCGCACCAGTCTGGAGGGCGTAGGAATCTGCGGCATCCTCGGTGATCAGCACGCGGCCCTGGTGGGTCAGACCTGCTTCTCTCCGGGTGAGGTGAAGAATACCTACGGCACAGGTTGTTTCCTGCTGATGAATACCGGCGAGGAACGCAAGCCCTCAACGCATGGCCTGCTGACGACAATGGCGTATAAGTTCGGCGACAAACCGCCGGTCTATGCACTGGAAGGATCGATCGCGATTGCAGGAGCGCTGGTGCAGTGGCTTCGCGATAATCTCGGCATCATCTCCAGCAGCGACCAGATTGAGCCGCTGGCGCAGACAGTGAATGATAACGGCGGCGTCTACTTTGTGCCGGCGTTCAGCGGTCTGTATGCGCCGTACTGGAAAGACGATGCTCGCGGTGTGATCGCCGGTCTGACACGCTTCGCCAATAAGGGACACCTCGCCCGTGCTGTGCTGGAAGCTACCGCTTTCCAAACGCGAGAGGTAGTGGAGGCGATGGAGCAGGACTCTGGGATTCAGCTCACGCAGCTTCGTACTGACGGCGGGATGGTGGCCAACGAACTGCTGATGCAGTTCCAGGCCGATATCCTCGATAAGGCCGTGATCCGTCCCGCAATGCGCGAGACGACGGCGTTGGGCGCAGCCTATGCAGGCGGGCTCGCCTCCGGATACTTCAGTGGCACAGACGAGTTGCTCCAGAACTGGGAAGCAGACCGGACCTGGAAACCGCAGATGGATGCCGCCGAGCGCGAGGATCTCTTTAAGACCTGGAAGAAGGCTGTGACACGGACCTTCGCATGGGTGGAGGGTTGA